AAAACTAAAAAACGAAATTGAAAACCGAAACGCTAAACGCGCTATTGAAAACCGAAATTCCAAACGTGAAATTGAAACTCAAAACCCAAAATTGAAAACTAAAAATTTTGACAGGTATGATGTATTAGTAGTCGTCGATGTTGTGGATGTTGTACGGATTTCAACCGGTCTTGTTGACCCATTAAGTTTTTATTTTGCTTAAAATGGGTTTAGATTGGActtactttatttatttttattttttatttttcacaagaccaagtgGGTCCAAAACTATGACCCTTCGGAATATTTGTTTGTGTTTGGGTCTCAACTGCAATGACTTGTATTCATTTGCATCCTTAATTTAAGTTGAGATCCAATGGAAAAATCTCAGCCCTTGGATCAGAATtccatcacatgtgattggattttacaattacatgtgattggattttacaattacatgtaattggatttgacatgcagaatcacatgtgatttagttttacaatcacatgtgattggaatggagaatcacacgtgattgagttattccaatcatatgtgattggtTTTTATCGAATCCGATGATGAAGAGCGAGTCTTCATATGAACTTGAAGAGTGATTTTTCGAATCAAACATTTTCAAGCTGTGATTCCTTCATCAAAGTTGTTCAAAATCAATCCATAAGCACTCGTGAATCGTTAATTGAAGCTAAATCATCACATAATTCATGAAGATGAACACAAATAGTTGACTTTTTTCTCAAACCTTTGACCTTGAAATTCAAATTCGTTTCTTCGATTTAGGaactgagattttgcagatagtttcacgATGAGATTGTAAACACTTCTACATTTTCACATTTCCTCAAATCGTTCTTGATTTATTTGGAGACCTAATCGCCTTGACTTTTTGAAGAACGAAGAACATGAAGCAAATAGTTTCAAATCTGTTGTTGTTGATTCAATTTGATGATGAACAAGGTTTAGGATTATGATATAGATCATGTATTTAAGCTCAATTCATTGTAAGAATCATCATGAGAAGAATTCACAatttgaaggtgatgaagaacatgAACATACTCTTGGAGTTCCCCCAATTTGAAGGTGATGAGAAATTATATACAATTGATCTAAGGACTGGGATTTACCCGTTAGATCTCAACTTACAATTCAAATGAATATTCATCAAACTtccatttatataaaaaaaattgttcCGTATTTATCTCACTAACTAGATGAGAATAAAGATCTATTTACTTCTTTTCTTTTTTTAGTTTGGCTCAGAATTCTATATATTTCGAATATACCATGAGATCTTTGGACCAATTCAATACATAATGATTCAAATTtatgtaaatgaatcaaaatggtgATTTGACTAAATATACCATACCTAGCTGCATGAGCATTCCAtctgtttaaataataataataatataatttagatTAGAAATAGAAATGAACAAAAGTTGAATGCATCTTATATGAAATGGTATAAGTAGACTTTATCTATGTTTTACTTCTTCATCAATATTTTTTTATTGGTGGTGAAATAATAAGTCACCATATGTAACCTTCATGTTTCAATTAGTTTACTATAAAAGCATTACAAAGTTGCCCACTTTTTCTCATAAACTCTTCAATCTACTCAACTTCATTGCACAACAAGTTCTTCACTCCAGTCTTATTAATGGCGTCTCATTTGCTTATATTCGGTCTCTTGTTGACAGCTTGTTCATTCGCTTTAGCTTCAGACCCTAGTCCTCTTCAGGACTTTTGTGTGGCTGACCCAAATAGCAAAGGTAAAAACTTTTAAAAATCTTATTAGGAATACAAAGAAATATACTATACTATTCAAATGCTAACGAGTTTTGTATTTCGTTGTAACAGTTTTGGTAAATGGCGTGGTTTGCAAAGATCCGAAAGTTGTGACAGCAGATGATTTCCTTTTTAAAGGACTCAATGTTATGGGAAACACGTCGAATGCAGTTGGGTCTATTGTGACTCCTGTGACTGTAGTACAATTAAAAGGACTCAACACTTTAGGAATCTCGATGGCTCGTATTGACTTTGCTCCATGGGGTCTTAACCCTCCACACACACACCCTCGAGCTACTGAAATCTTGACTGTTATTGAAGGCAGTATTTTGGTCGGTTTTGTGACATCTAACCCTGAAAACCGTCTCATCACAAAACTACTTCAAAAGGGAGATGTTTTCGTGTTCCCACAAGGTCTAATTCATTTCCAGCAAAACGTCGGAAATGGATATGTTGTTGCTATTGCAGCTTTGAGTAGTCAGAATCCGGGTGTGATTACGATTGCAAATGCTGTGTTCGGATCAAACCCCGATATTAGTGCAGACATTCTTGCAAAGGCTTTTCAAGTTGACGCTAACGTGATTAGTCAAATTCAGTCTAAATTTTAAGCATTTATGTGTTTGAGTTACTTATTGTAATGTTAGTAATATGGTTTGTCATGTCCTGTAATATTTACAAGTGAATTAAACataattatgattttgattataaATCTTGATCCTTCCATTCTTTAAACAATTAAACTGGATGATCCAAGCTCAACCACTTAATTCTGCAACATCAAAAATGCATTTATAGTTTATGGGCTCTAAGTTTCTTATATCAGTATACTGTTGATTCCAACAACACTTATAGATTACATcccttctttgattttgattttggttcTGCTTTTATCGTTTCACGAACAAAATCCGTATGTATGAGATATATAGTTCATGGAGGTATTAAACAATAT
This genomic window from Rutidosis leptorrhynchoides isolate AG116_Rl617_1_P2 chromosome 2, CSIRO_AGI_Rlap_v1, whole genome shotgun sequence contains:
- the LOC139891078 gene encoding putative germin-like protein 2-1 codes for the protein MASHLLIFGLLLTACSFALASDPSPLQDFCVADPNSKVLVNGVVCKDPKVVTADDFLFKGLNVMGNTSNAVGSIVTPVTVVQLKGLNTLGISMARIDFAPWGLNPPHTHPRATEILTVIEGSILVGFVTSNPENRLITKLLQKGDVFVFPQGLIHFQQNVGNGYVVAIAALSSQNPGVITIANAVFGSNPDISADILAKAFQVDANVISQIQSKF